From Nicotiana tabacum cultivar K326 chromosome 22, ASM71507v2, whole genome shotgun sequence, one genomic window encodes:
- the LOC107811106 gene encoding vacuolar protein sorting-associated protein 24 homolog 1-like — MLDDHQREKHAIGFIAVRSSTQGFDFRSFRKGKMEKMKNILKPKPNPQQLLRDWQRRLRQECRNIERQIRDIQREEKNVEKSIKEAAKRNDMGSAKALAKELVRSKRTVNRLYENKAQLNSISMHLGESVAIARTVGHLSKSAEVMKLVNNLMKAPEMAMTMQEFNKEMTKAGVIEEIVNDAVDTALDSEDIEEEIEEEVDRVLTEIAGETAAQLPEAVRKEKLKQPAQSLGDAEGADDEEDLEELRARLAKVRS, encoded by the exons ATGTTGGACGATCATCAGCGAGAGAAACACGCAATTGGATTTATTGCTGTTCGATCTTCTACTCAAGGCTTTGATTTTAGGAGCTtcagaaaaggaaaaatggaGAAAATGAAGAATATATTGAAGCCGAAGCCGAATCCGCAACAGCTTTTGAGAGATTGGCAACGTCGCCTCCGACAAGAGTGCCGAAATATCGAACGCCAAATtcgag ATATACAGAGAGAGGAGAAGAATGTAGAGAAATCAATTAAAGAAGCTGCAAAGCGAAATGACATGGGTTCTGCCAAG GCACTAGCGAAAGAGCTTGTGAGATCTAAAAGAACTGTGAATCGATTGTACGAGAACAAGGCGCAATTAAATTCGATATCTATGCACCTTGGAGAAAGTGTCG CTATTGCTCGCACAGTGGGGCATTTGTCCAAGAGTGCTGAAGTCATGAAGCTTGTTAATAATCTTATGAAGGCTCCAGAAATGGCTATGACGATGCAGGAATTCAATAAAGAGATGACCAAG GCTGGTGTCATTGAAGAAATTGTGAATGATGCAGTGGACACTGCATTGGATTCAGAAGACATAGAAGAGGAGATTGAAGAAGAAGTTGACAGGGTATTAACTGAAATTGCTGGTGAGACTGCTGCGCAACTTCCTGAAGCAGTCCGAAAGGAGAAGTTAAAGCAACCTGCCCAGTCACTAGGAGATGCAGAG GGTGCTGACGACGAGGAAGATCTAGAAGAACTAAGGGCTCGTCTTGCTAAAGTAAGATCATAA